CCGGCAGCAGCAGCTTCGAGCCGCGGATCCCCGACCCCACGATGGCGTGCCCGGTCGTCACCCGCGGGTCCAGCAGCAGCCGCCACCCGTCAGGGACCCCGACGGGTGTGATCGCGCCGTACTCCATCCCGGAGGCGGCCACCGCCTGCTCGGTGGGCCAGAACGACGCCTTGCGCACGTCGAGCAGCCGCCGCACCACGTTGTTGACGTCGGCACGGGTGGTCGCGCGCACCACGCACGCCGCGACCCGCTCCTCCCCGGCCCGTCTGCCCGCCACCAGCACGCAGTTGGCGGAGACCTCCAGGGGCAGGGCGTAGGCCGTCGTCATGGCGGCGGTGTCCGCGTGCTCGGGGTCGATCTCCGCGACGAGGATCTGCTCGGCCAGGTCGGGGTGGCGGTCGGCCAGCTCGGCGAGGGCGACGTGGACGGGCTCGGCGAGCAGGTCCCGACGCTCCAGCGCGGGCACCCACACGAGCGTGCCGAAGGCGACGGCGCCGGTCTCGCCGAGCACCGCCGTCGGCTCGCCCGCGACCTCGGGGAGGTCCGGCGACGCTTCGCCGGCTGCCGAGGCGCCGGTCGCGGGGGACTGGGCCGCGGTCATGGCGCTCCTCCTCAGTTCTTGTAGGTCGCCACCAGGACGCCGCGGGCGACCGTGTGGTTGAGGATGCGCATGGACGCCTTGGCCAGCGAGACGTCCTCGTCCAGCTCGAGTGTCTCGGTGTCCAGGGCGTGCACGACGAAGTAGTAGCGGTGCTCGCGGTCGCCCCGCGGCGGTGCCGCCCCCACATAGGCGTGCTCGCCGTCGTCGCCGCGCAGGTGCATCGCGGCACCGGGGAGCATGAGGTCGGACTGCCCGGCCCCCTGCTCGAGCTCGGTGAGGTCTGCGGCGAGGTCCACCACGGCCCAGTGCCACCAGCCCGACGGCGTGGGCGCGTCCGGGTCGAAGCAGGTGACGACAAACCCTCGGGTGCTGTCGGGAAAACCCGACCAGGCCAGCTGCGGGGAGACGTTGCCGCCGCCGGCGGTGAACGTGGCAGCCATCGGCCGGCCGTCGGCGATGTCGGTGGAGGTCACGGGAAAGGACGGCACGCCGGGCAGCTTGCCGTACGGGTCCTGGGCGTGGGGGCGGTCAAGGTTCATGGATCCTCCGGGACTCGGGAGCCGGGGCGCTCGCCCCGGTCCCGAACAACTTAGGCCCTCGGCGGCGACGGCGCCGCGAACCTCTCCCCGCGCGCCTGACCTGCGCGCACACGGCGGCGGGCCGTCCCGCGACAGGCCACGCCTGAGCTTGAGGACCTTCGTCCCCTCCGCGGAGGGGACGCACGGCATAGAAACGAGGGAAGGCTCGGACAAGGAGGTCCACTCGTGTTCCAGGTCCGCATCCACGGCCGCGGTGGCCAGGGGGTGGTCACCGCCGCCGAGCTCCTCGCCGACGCGGCGTTCCGCCAGGGCCGCCACGCCCAGGCCTTCCCCAGCTTCGGCTCCGAGCGCACCGGCGCCCCGGTGGTCTCCTTCTGCCGCATCGCCGACCACCCCATCCGTGTGCGCGAGCCCGTGCTCGCCCCAGACGCGCTGATCGTCCAGGACGCCACCTTGCTCAGCGGCATCGACGTCTTCGACGGTCTCGCCCCCGACGGGTACGTGCTGCTCAACTCCCGCCGCACCTTCGCCGACCTCGGTGTCGCCGACCGGGTCCGCCACCTGCCGAGCGGGCACGCGGTCACGGTGCCCGCCACCGACCTGGCCGTCGAGCACCTGGGCCGACCGCTGCCCAACGCCGTCCTGCTCGGGGCGTTCGCCGCCCTGCACCCCGGTCTGGACCTGGGCGCGGTCCTGGACGCCCTGCGGGCCCGGTTCCCCGGCGAGACCGGCGAGCGGAACGCGGCGGCGGCGCTCGCGGCCCATCGCGCCGTCGACGCGGTCACCCGCACCACGGACGACGGCGGCACCCGCACCCCGCACGAGGAGGAGAAGGCGCATGCGTAAGCAGATCGAGGGCTCCCGGGCCGTCGCCGAGGCTGTGGCCGCGTGCCGGCCGCAGGTGATCTGCGCCTACCCCATCTCGCCGCAGACCCACATCGTCGAGCAGCTCTCCCGGTTGGTGAAGGCCGAGGAGCTGGTGTGCGAGTACGTCAACGTCGAGTCCGAGTACGCCGCGATGTCGGTGGCCATCGGCGCCTCGGCCACCGGTGCGCGGGCCTACACCGCCACCGCAAGCCAGGGTCTGCTGTACATGGTCGAGCCGGTCTACAACGCCGCGGGGATGCGGCTGCCGATCGTCATGACGGTGGCCAACCGGGCGATCGGCGCGCCGATCAACATCTGGAACGACCACACCGACGCGATGAGCCAGCGCGACTCCGGCTGGCTCCAGCTCTACGCCGAGGACAACCAGGAGGCGGCGGACCTGCACGTGCAGGCCTTCCGGATCGCCGAGGAGCTCTCCGTGCCGGTGATGGTGTGCATGGACGGCTTCATCCTCACCCACGCCGTCGAGGCGGTGGACGTGCCCGAGGCGGCCGAGGTGGACGCGTTCCTGCCGCCGTTCGTCCCGCGCCAGCGGCTCGACCCGGACGACCCGGTGACGATCGGCGCCATGGTCGGGCCCGAGGCGTTCACCGAGGTCCGCTACCTCGCCCACCAGGCCCAGCTCGACGCCGTCGAGGTGGTCGACCGGGTGGCGCGGGAGTTCCGCGAGGTCTTCGGCCGCGACAGCGGCGGCCTCGTGCGGCCCTACCGGATGGAGGACGCCGAGAC
This window of the Georgenia yuyongxinii genome carries:
- a CDS encoding YbaK/EbsC family protein, whose protein sequence is MTAAQSPATGASAAGEASPDLPEVAGEPTAVLGETGAVAFGTLVWVPALERRDLLAEPVHVALAELADRHPDLAEQILVAEIDPEHADTAAMTTAYALPLEVSANCVLVAGRRAGEERVAACVVRATTRADVNNVVRRLLDVRKASFWPTEQAVAASGMEYGAITPVGVPDGWRLLLDPRVTTGHAIVGSGIRGSKLLLPGEALAVLPGAEVVPGLAQPA
- the porA gene encoding pyruvate ferredoxin oxidoreductase, with protein sequence MRKQIEGSRAVAEAVAACRPQVICAYPISPQTHIVEQLSRLVKAEELVCEYVNVESEYAAMSVAIGASATGARAYTATASQGLLYMVEPVYNAAGMRLPIVMTVANRAIGAPINIWNDHTDAMSQRDSGWLQLYAEDNQEAADLHVQAFRIAEELSVPVMVCMDGFILTHAVEAVDVPEAAEVDAFLPPFVPRQRLDPDDPVTIGAMVGPEAFTEVRYLAHQAQLDAVEVVDRVAREFREVFGRDSGGLVRPYRMEDAETVVVALGSVLGTIKDVVDARRERGEQIGVLGITSFRPFPYAALRAALEGARYVVLVEKAFAPGVGGIVAQDLATALAGTGTQVRTVVAGLGGRPVTQASLHGVLDAVGHLEPLTFLDLDRAVTEREIARDRALRADPTAAPPGWTEPAAAPAALAQEGSRR
- a CDS encoding YbhB/YbcL family Raf kinase inhibitor-like protein, with the translated sequence MNLDRPHAQDPYGKLPGVPSFPVTSTDIADGRPMAATFTAGGGNVSPQLAWSGFPDSTRGFVVTCFDPDAPTPSGWWHWAVVDLAADLTELEQGAGQSDLMLPGAAMHLRGDDGEHAYVGAAPPRGDREHRYYFVVHALDTETLELDEDVSLAKASMRILNHTVARGVLVATYKN
- a CDS encoding 2-oxoacid:acceptor oxidoreductase family protein, yielding MFQVRIHGRGGQGVVTAAELLADAAFRQGRHAQAFPSFGSERTGAPVVSFCRIADHPIRVREPVLAPDALIVQDATLLSGIDVFDGLAPDGYVLLNSRRTFADLGVADRVRHLPSGHAVTVPATDLAVEHLGRPLPNAVLLGAFAALHPGLDLGAVLDALRARFPGETGERNAAAALAAHRAVDAVTRTTDDGGTRTPHEEEKAHA